The following proteins are co-located in the Streptomyces sp. NBC_01198 genome:
- the malQ gene encoding 4-alpha-glucanotransferase produces MDRARLAALHGVDVTYRPAPGQEVAVSEETVVAVLAALGVDASTPHAVRDALAAYELRTAHRLLAPCTVLRAGQPLTGLPAGTEVTVETAAGEPLAGLPQAPGRYVLRAAAADGRTARGDLVVAPERVAGPQGRAFGFMAQLYSTLSGRSWGMGDLGDLAELAAWSGRALGAGFVQINPLHASVPGRPTDPSPYRPSSRRFPDPVYLRIEEVPEYAYLSREARERAGRLLVKAAALRDNVLLKDMLIDRDAVWELKAQALELLREVPLSPGRRAAYADFLAAQGQALDDHATWSTLAELHGPDWQKWPAGLRDPRSAQVARLRSRHQDRIDFHCWLSWLTDGQLATAQRAARDAGMPIGVVHDLAVGVHPAGSDAWSMQDVLARGMSTGAPPDAFNARGQDWGLPPWRPDALAATGYAPYRDLIARMLRHAGGLRIDHVMGLFRLWWVPEGRPPTEGTYVRYDADAMLGLLALEAHEAGAVVIGEDLGTVEPGVRQQLADRGILGTSVLWFERDYEGEHADRRPLPPSAWREACLATATTHDLPSTAARLTGEHVELRHRLGLLTRPLEQEQAEDAAEVAEWIALLGRLGLLPEGAADEEAVVRAVHRFLAATPARMVGVWLPDAVGDRRPQNLPGTWDQYPNWRLPVADPDGNPLTLEELAASPRLHSLADEIRRALHADTEA; encoded by the coding sequence ATGGACCGGGCACGGCTGGCGGCACTGCACGGCGTGGATGTGACGTACCGCCCGGCCCCCGGGCAGGAGGTCGCCGTCTCGGAGGAGACCGTGGTGGCCGTGCTGGCCGCCCTGGGCGTGGACGCGTCCACCCCGCACGCCGTGCGTGACGCGCTGGCCGCGTACGAGCTGCGTACCGCCCACCGCCTGCTGGCGCCGTGCACCGTGCTGCGGGCCGGGCAGCCGCTGACCGGCCTGCCCGCGGGCACCGAGGTCACCGTCGAGACCGCCGCGGGCGAGCCGCTGGCCGGGCTGCCGCAGGCACCTGGGCGCTACGTGCTGCGCGCGGCCGCCGCCGACGGCCGGACCGCCAGGGGCGACCTGGTGGTGGCGCCGGAGCGGGTGGCCGGGCCGCAGGGCCGGGCGTTCGGCTTCATGGCCCAGCTGTATTCGACCCTGTCCGGGCGCTCCTGGGGCATGGGTGACCTGGGCGACCTCGCGGAGCTCGCGGCCTGGTCGGGACGGGCGCTGGGCGCCGGGTTCGTCCAGATCAACCCGCTGCACGCGTCGGTGCCCGGCCGGCCCACGGACCCGTCGCCGTACCGCCCCTCCTCGCGGCGCTTCCCCGACCCGGTGTATCTGCGGATCGAGGAGGTCCCGGAGTACGCCTATCTGTCCAGGGAGGCGCGCGAGCGGGCCGGCCGGCTGCTGGTCAAGGCCGCGGCCCTGCGGGACAACGTGCTGCTCAAGGACATGCTCATCGACCGGGACGCGGTCTGGGAGCTCAAGGCGCAGGCGCTGGAACTGCTCCGCGAGGTGCCGCTGAGCCCCGGCCGGCGGGCCGCCTACGCCGACTTCCTGGCCGCGCAGGGCCAGGCACTCGACGACCACGCCACCTGGTCCACGCTGGCCGAACTGCACGGTCCCGACTGGCAGAAGTGGCCCGCAGGACTGCGCGACCCACGGTCCGCACAGGTCGCACGGCTGCGCAGCCGGCACCAGGACCGGATCGACTTCCACTGCTGGCTGAGCTGGCTGACGGACGGCCAGCTGGCCACCGCCCAGCGGGCCGCGCGTGACGCGGGGATGCCGATCGGCGTGGTGCACGACCTCGCGGTCGGCGTCCACCCGGCCGGTTCCGACGCCTGGTCGATGCAGGACGTGCTGGCCAGGGGCATGTCGACCGGGGCGCCGCCGGACGCCTTCAACGCCCGCGGCCAGGACTGGGGCCTGCCGCCCTGGCGCCCCGACGCCCTCGCCGCCACCGGCTACGCCCCCTACCGCGACCTGATCGCCCGGATGCTGCGGCACGCCGGCGGGTTGCGCATCGACCATGTGATGGGCCTGTTCCGGCTGTGGTGGGTACCCGAGGGCCGCCCGCCCACCGAGGGCACGTATGTGCGCTACGACGCGGATGCGATGCTCGGGCTGCTGGCCCTGGAGGCGCACGAGGCCGGCGCCGTCGTCATCGGCGAGGACCTCGGCACGGTCGAGCCCGGCGTCCGGCAGCAGCTCGCCGACCGCGGCATCCTCGGCACCTCCGTGCTGTGGTTCGAACGTGATTACGAGGGCGAGCACGCCGACCGCCGGCCGCTGCCGCCGAGCGCCTGGCGGGAGGCCTGTCTGGCCACCGCGACCACGCACGACCTGCCGAGCACCGCCGCCCGGCTCACCGGCGAGCACGTCGAGCTGCGGCACCGGCTCGGTCTGCTCACCCGCCCGCTGGAGCAGGAGCAGGCCGAGGACGCCGCCGAGGTGGCCGAGTGGATCGCGCTGCTCGGCCGGCTCGGGCTGCTGCCGGAGGGCGCGGCCGACGAGGAGGCCGTCGTGCGGGCGGTGCACCGCTTCCTGGCCGCGACCCCCGCCAGGATGGTCGGCGTCTGGCTGCCGGACGCGGTGGGCGACCGGCGCCCGCAGAATCTCCCGGGCACCTGGGACCAGTACCCGAACTGGCGGCTCCCCGTCGCCGACCCCGACGGCAACCCCCTCACCCTCGAAGAGCTCGCCGCGTCGCCGCGCCTGCACAGCCTCGCCGACGAGATCCGCCGGGCCCTCCACGCCGACACGGAAGCGTAA
- a CDS encoding alkaline phosphatase family protein: MAELTRRRLLGSAAGAVGGAAALTLLPPSVQAAVAAGPPRHGSLRDIEHVVLLMQENRSFDHYFGTLSGVRGFNDPHAKQLSTGRSVFYQPDTVNPDGYTLPFHLDTKASSAQAIPSTSHAYTVQHQAWNNGAMDQWLPAHRKADGVNGPYVMGYYTREDIPFQFALAETFTICDNYFCSMMGPTWPNRLFWMTGTVDPGGTEGGPVISNSAPTPYTWTTYAERLQAAGVDWRVYQQTDNYGTNMLSQFQQFKDAKPGDPLYDRGMVAQPAGTFEDDARNDRLPAVSWILPTSYQSEHPNYLPAAGADFVASKLEAIASNPKVWAKTAFLLNYDENDGLFDHVVPPTPKAGTPEEFVQGLPIGGGFRVPAIVVSPWTVGGWVAGEAFDHTSVLQFLERFTGVEEPNISQWRRRTFGDLTSAFRFHDERRRPPRLPEDTAEQLAGAQQEVATLPKPTLPGADQSFPHQERGHRPYT, encoded by the coding sequence ATGGCCGAGTTGACGCGCCGCAGACTCCTCGGATCCGCGGCGGGGGCCGTGGGTGGCGCCGCGGCGCTGACCCTGCTGCCCCCCAGCGTTCAGGCCGCCGTCGCCGCCGGTCCGCCGCGGCACGGCTCACTCCGCGACATCGAACACGTCGTCCTGCTGATGCAGGAGAACCGCTCGTTCGACCACTACTTCGGCACGCTGTCCGGCGTCCGCGGCTTCAACGACCCGCACGCCAAGCAGCTGTCCACCGGGCGCTCGGTCTTCTACCAGCCCGACACGGTCAACCCCGACGGCTACACGCTGCCCTTCCACCTGGACACCAAGGCCAGCAGCGCCCAGGCGATCCCCTCCACCAGCCACGCCTACACCGTCCAGCACCAGGCGTGGAACAACGGCGCCATGGACCAGTGGCTGCCCGCCCACCGCAAGGCCGACGGCGTCAACGGCCCCTACGTGATGGGCTACTACACCCGCGAGGACATCCCCTTCCAGTTCGCCCTCGCCGAGACGTTCACCATCTGCGACAACTACTTCTGCTCGATGATGGGCCCGACCTGGCCGAACCGGCTGTTCTGGATGACCGGTACGGTCGACCCCGGCGGCACCGAGGGCGGCCCGGTCATCTCCAACTCCGCGCCCACGCCGTACACCTGGACCACCTACGCCGAGCGGCTGCAGGCGGCCGGCGTCGACTGGCGGGTCTACCAGCAGACCGACAACTACGGCACGAACATGCTGTCGCAGTTCCAGCAGTTCAAGGACGCCAAGCCGGGCGACCCGCTGTACGACCGCGGCATGGTCGCCCAGCCGGCGGGCACCTTCGAGGACGACGCCCGCAACGACCGGCTCCCGGCCGTCTCCTGGATCCTGCCGACCAGCTACCAGTCCGAGCACCCGAACTACCTGCCGGCCGCGGGCGCGGACTTCGTGGCCTCCAAGCTGGAAGCCATCGCGTCCAACCCCAAGGTCTGGGCCAAGACCGCCTTCCTCCTCAACTACGACGAGAACGACGGCCTGTTCGACCACGTCGTGCCGCCCACGCCCAAGGCGGGCACCCCCGAGGAGTTCGTGCAGGGCCTGCCCATCGGCGGCGGCTTCCGGGTGCCGGCCATCGTGGTGTCGCCGTGGACGGTCGGCGGCTGGGTGGCGGGCGAGGCCTTCGACCACACCTCGGTGCTGCAGTTCCTCGAACGCTTCACCGGCGTCGAGGAGCCCAACATCAGCCAGTGGCGGCGCCGTACGTTCGGCGACCTGACCTCGGCCTTCCGCTTCCACGACGAGCGGCGGCGCCCGCCGCGGCTGCCCGAGGACACCGCGGAGCAGCTGGCCGGGGCCCAGCAGGAGGTGGCCACGCTGCCGAAGCCGACGCTGCCGGGGGCGGACCAGTCCTTCCCGCACCAGGAGCGGGGACACCGTCCGTACACGTAG